The sequence CCACTGGCTGATGCCCAGCGCCAGCGAGGGCCACGGCGTCTCGTCGCGCACGCCCACCAGCAATTCCGTCAGGTCTGGTACCAGGGCCACGCGCTTGCCCAGGCTCCCCACCAACTGGAGCAGCGGGACGCCGCTCTCGCGCCGCGCCCAGGACTTCGCGATGTCGAGGATGTGGGGCGCGGCGGTGGACACCTCCTCGTCGGTGAGCTGCTCGCCCAGCCGGCGGTTGAGGAGGTTGCCGCGCTCCTTCATGAGCGTCGCCAGCCACGTCGCGCCCCAGGCGGGGTCCTTCCCGAAGACGCGCAGCAGCAGCGTCTCCGCGAGCTGCGCCGTCGTGTACGAGAGGTCCGCCGCGTCGAGCGCGTCACGCAGCATCCGGCCCACGGCCTCGGTGTGCTCGCGGCGCCACACGCTGCGGGGCCACTGCACGAGCGCGCCCAGCATGGCCCCGCGCACCGGGTCCTGCTCGTTCTTGCGCGCGAGCACCAGGGGCAGGGCGCGGTCCACCAGGGCCGTGTCGTCGGGGCGCAGGCCGGGGATGGCCAGCAGCGTGGCCAGGGCCGCGCCGCGCGTGTCTCCTTCGGGGTGACCCACGTAGGACTGGAGGACGGACTGCGCCTCGTCCCAGGGCAGCAGGCGCGCGTAGGGCATGCGCTCGCGCGGGCGGGTGCCCAGGGCCACCACCTCGTTCAGGTGGCGGCGCGCCTCGCGCTCACGCAGCTCCGTGGGCAGGGCGCGCAGCAGGCCCATGTCGATGATGCCGTCCTTGTTGCGCGCGGCGACGCTCCAGCGCGCGTGGACGCGCTCTCTCACCTGCGCGTCGGGGATGGAGCGCAACAGCTCCACGCCCCACGTGGGCTCCACGTCCACGGCGGCGCACCATGCGTCCACGACGGTGCGGCGCGCGGACTCGGAGAGCAGGGGGAGCAGCGTCTTCGCGTCGCCCAGCGAGCTGGGGGCCCGGCGGACGAGCCACGCGAGCGACTCCGTGCTCAGGCGCGGGGCCGCGCGGGCGAACAGCTTCCAGAAGGCGGTGGCGTGCGAGTGCCGCTGGAGCAGCGCCAGCGCGGCCTCGGGCCGGTGCATCGCGAGCCAGTTCCAGGACGCGGCGTCCGGCTGGATGCGGCGGGAGAGCAGCAGCTCGAAGAGCACCAGTGCCGCGTCGGGCGCCTGGTCGGCGATGCGCGGCAGGAATATCTGCAGGTCCCTGCGCGTGACGGGGTCGGGCTCACCGGGCACGGCACGCAGGCGCTCGGCGAACACCTCCGCGAGGATGTCGGGCGCGTAGCGCGCCAGCCGGTTCCAGAAGCGGTGACTGGGCTTGGCCAGCGCACGGGCGAGGTGACGGCGGATGGCGCCGGACGTCCCCAGGGGCACGGCGTCCGCGAAGTCGGGCACGCTCTCACGCGAGGCGAGCCAGTCGAGGTACGCGTCGATGACGCCCAGGCGCCCCTGCCGCACCAGGCCCCGCAGGATGGCGGCCTCGCGCCGCATGGCGTAGGCCATCTTCAGCGCCTCCAGCGCCTGTGCGTCGTCACAGGCCAGGGGCACCAGGCGGAAGGCCAGCGCGCGGGTACGGCTGGAGGCGTCCGACGTGGCGTGGAGCACGTGGGCGCCGTCGCGCCGGGTGAACTGCGCGACGAGGGCCAGCCGCCGCTCGTACGCGTCGCCCCGGGAGAGTCCTTCCAGCGCGGCGCTCGTGCCCGGGTCTTCCGGTGCGAGGCGGCCCAGCTCCACCATCCGACGGACGCGGGCGGTGTGGTGGGTGGAGGACAGCTCGGCACGCAGCTCGGGGAGACGGGTCTCTCGCATGGCGCGAAGGATGCCCGGCCCCTCGTGTTCCTGACAAACCATGCCCCGTCAGCGCCGGTGGCTCGCCGGGGAGTGGTGACTCAGTGCGACACCTCGGTGGGGCTGACGGGGGCATCCCCCTGTGAGTGGGCCTGCGTGTGCTGGGCGAAGAGGAACCGCCGCACTGCGCCCCGGGTGAGCAGGCCACACGTGGGGCTTCCCGGTGGCGAGGTGACGGGCAGCGCGTCCACGTCCTCCTGGTCCATGACGCGCAGCGCGTGGGCCAGGTCCTGGTCGGGCGACAGCAGCGGCAGCTTGCGCGCGAGGTCGCTGGCCACCAGCAGCGGGTACACGGACTCGTCGCGCCACACCTCGCGAAGCTGCTCCACCTGCACGGTGCCGTACACCTGGCCGGCGGTGTCGAGCACGGGCAGGACGCTCGCCTCGGAGGTGAGGAGCAAATCCGCCAGGGGGCGCAGCGGCGTGCCCGCGGGGACGGGGGGCAGGTTCACCATCACCTGGCGCACCTGCGTGCCCTCCAGCAGGTCCGCGTCGCTCTGCGGCTTCGGCGCCTTGCGCTCGGTGAGGTAGTGGCAGAGCGCGGAGGCGATGGTGCACGTCACCATCAGCGGGAGGATGATGTCGTGGTTCCCGCTCAGCTCGTAGAGCATCATCATGCCGGTGAGCGGGGCGCGGTTGAGCGCCGCCAGCGCGCCGCCCATGCCGACGAGCGCGTAGGCGCCGCTGGGCCCGGTGCTGCTGGGGAAGAAGTAGTGCACCAGCGTGCCGAAGGCGCCGCCCAGCATGGCGCCGATGACGGCCGTGGGGAAGAAGGTGCCGCCCGAGCCGCCCGAGCCGATGGTGAGCGCGGTGGCCACCAGCTTCAGCACGCACGCGGTGACGAGGAAGACGAAGGACAGCCGGCCCACGGCGGCCAGGTTGATGAAGTCGTGCCCGCTGCCCCACACCGCGGGGCTGATGAAGGCCAGCGCGCCCGCGCACAGCCCGCCCAGGCCCGCGCGGAACGGCAGCGACCTGCCGGCGAGCCACGGGGACAGCCGGCCTCCGCTGCGTCCGTGGAAGAAGTGCTCCACGCCGTGCAGCAGGCGCACGAAGGTGAAGGCCAGCAGGCCGCAGCCGATGCCCAGCGCCGCGTACGCCAGCACCTCTCCGCCGGAGACGAGCTCATACGGGACGCGGCGGAGCATGCGCGCCTCGCCCAGCACGCCCTGGCTGACGAGGGTGCCCGTCACGCTGGCGAGGATGATGGGCGAGAAGACGCGCAGCTCGAACTCGCGCAGGATGATTTCCATCGCGAACACCGCGCCGGCGATGGGGGCGTTGAAGGACGCGGAGATGCCCGCGCCCGCGCCGCACGCCAGGAGGATGGACAGCTCCCTGCGGCTGAAGCCGAGCACGCGGCCCACGGTGGATGCGAAGGCCGCGCCGCCGTAGACGATGGGGCCCTCGCGTCCGGCGGAGCCGCCACTGCCGATGGTGATGGCGGAGGCCACCAGCTTGAGCAGGCCCCGGTCCGCGGGCACCACGTTGGCGCCGCTCTTCACCGCGCGCACCACCTCCGGCACGCCGTGGCCGTGGGTCTCCGGCTTGTCTCGCAGGAGCCGGCCCACCGCCATGCCGCCCAGCATGGGGGCCAGCAGCATCAGCCACCAGGGCAAATCCTCCAGCGTCTCGGGGAGGTTGTGCGAGTGGCCGAACACGCTGTTGAGCGCGGCCAGCGCGACGAGCGGGTAGTAGAGCGACAGCCCGCCCAGCGCCAGGAGGGACAAAAGCCGCAGCCGGCGCTTCACCTCGTCGCGCGGGCCGCCGGGCTGGATGAAGTGGGCGATGACCAGCGCGCCCAGGGCCAGCGGCGCGCCGACGATGGCGTACTCCGGATGCCAGCGCGCCGAGGAGAACGCCTCCATGAGCGTGCGGAGCTGGCCCCGGCGCAGCGTGTGCGTCAGCTCGGCGGCGCCGAAGGTGATTCCGCTCATCAGGCCGATGAGGTTGGCGAAGATGCCCGCGGCCAGCCCGCTGTAGAGCCCCACCACCGCGCCCGCCACCGGCAGCACCGACGGGCCGGGAAGCCGCAGCCGGTTGGAGGCCTGGAGGAGGTCGTGAAGCAGCCGGCTCATGGCTGCGCGAAGACGGCCCCACAACGCGCGCCTTCGCGCCGCGTCGGGGATGGGGACAGCAAGTTTCATTGGGGCTCCCACTAAGCAGGCCCGGGGTGTGGCTTCAAGTGCCGTGCGTGGGTTGTCGGGCTGGTGGCACTCCACTCCGGGTGTGGGGCGGGTGTCTGCCAGGGGAACGGGCGGGCGTGCTAGGGACTGGAGGGCCGGAAGGTGGACGAGGACACCGTCGCGGCGGGACTTCCGGCACCGCCGCGCGAGGGGCATCGCATGCTCAAGCCAGGAGACGTGGCGCCGGACTTCACCGTCCGGGACCACACCGGCCGGACGCACCGGCTGGCGGACTACCACGGGAAGAACGTGGTGCTGTGGTTCTACCCGAAGGCGGACACGCCGGGTTGAACGGCCCAGGGTTGCGGGTTCCGCGACCAGAAGACGCAGTACGACGAGAAGAACGCGGTGATTCTGGGAGTCAGCTTCGACACGTTGGAGGAGAACAAGGCGTTCGCCGAGAAGTTCGGATTCAACTTCCCGCTGCTGAGTGACACGGACCGGAAGCTGGGGCTCGCCTATGGCGCGTGCGACGACGCGAAGTCGCCCAATGCGCGCCGGGTGGGCGTCATCATCGGCCCGGACGGGAAGGTGAAGGCGTGGTACCCGAAGGTGGATGCACGCGCCTTCCCGCAGGAGGCGCTGAAGCAGCTGTGAGGCCGAGCACGCCGCACCCGTGACACCGGGGCGCGTCCGGCTTCAGCACCGGGCGCGCCCTTTCTCTCTACGACTTCGGAGCAAGCGCCGCCGTCGCCGCGCCCCGCACCGGACCGCGAGACTCCTGGAGCACCGCCACCGCGCGCAGCGACGGACGCTTCCACCCGGCCGCGAGCGGCACGCGCGCCTCCGTCACGAAGCCACCGGCCGGGTCCGCCTTCGGTGCCGGCAGCGTCACCTGGGCGCGCACCACCGCCGCGTGCTCCAGCGTGTGGCCGGCGTTCTCCCCTCGCGTCACCCGGGAGGACAGGCCGTCCTCGGTGAGCGCGGCCCACAACTCGGTGCCCGGAGGCGGCGCCGCGTCGAGCCGCACGGTGAGCACCGCCGCATCGCCATCCACGCGAGCGCTGACCCGCACAGGCACCTTGGCCCGCTTCGCGGCGGAGGCGGCCTGCTCACGCGCCTTCGCCTCATCGCCCACGAAGCTGCGCTCTCCATCCACCACCATCTGCGGCGTGTAGACGCTGTTCTCGTCCCCATTGAGCGCATAGCGCCGCTGGCGAGCGCTGTAGGCGGGCGAGGCGAAGGCGTCCTTCCACCCGAGGTCATCCCAGTAGTCCACATGGAACCCCAGCGGGATGAGCTCCACGCCCTCCAGCGGCTGGGCACGGGCGAGCCGCGACAGCGCGGCGTCAGCGGCGGGACAGCTCGAGCAGCCCTCGGAGGTGAACAGCTCCACCACGACGGGCGTGCGGGAGACGGGCGCGGCGGTGAGCAGCATCAGCGGCAGGGCGAGGAGCGCGGAGAACATGCTCCCACTACGCCCGCGCGAGGACCCGGGTTACACGCGCTGGGAGCCCGCTTGTCCGCTCAGGGCGCGTAGCTGCGGGTCGGCAGCCGCGAGCGGATGAGCACCGCCACCCCGGCCAGCAGCAGCCACGGCAGGACATGGGCGGACACCAGGTGCCTCACCGTCCCATCCGAGCAGTGCAGGTGCAGGACGAGGAGGCTCACCCCGGCGGCGGACAGCCCCGCGGCCAGGGCGCGCACGGGCTCGAACGCCGAGCGGCACAGCAGCACGAGCGCCACGCCCAGCGGCAGCACCGACATCAACACCTCGGTCCCCATGCACCCCAGCATGCCCCGCACGGGCAGCAGGCTCTGGAGCCCGGAGCCGCCCATCACCTGCACCAGCGCCACGCCCACCGCCGCCAGGGCCAACAATCCCCACGGCAGCCGTCGCCGGATGGGCGCAATCGCCAGGAACGCGCCTCCACCCACCAGCACCAGCGTGAGCAGCGCCACGCTGGTCACCATCGTCGGTGAGGCCTGGTTGCCCACCAGTCCGAGCCCGTGCCGGCCGAGCAACACCAGCCCGCCCGCGAACACGGCCGTATACACGGCGAGCAGCACCAGCAGCTCGCGCCACCACGGCGTCGCCTTCGGGTGCGCTTCCAGCTCCGCCCGGGCCCGCAGGTGCGCGGCCTCCAGCTTCGGCGCGGGGGCCTCGGGTGGCGGCGCCGTGGGAAGGCCACCCAGCGCGTCGAAGCCTCCCACCAGCGCCCGGCACTCCGCGCACGACGCCACATGGGCTTCCAGCTCCGCGGGCAGCGGGCCTCCCAGCGAGTCCATCACCCGCGAGCACTCCGGCTTCATTCCTTCGTCTCCTGATGCAGGGCTGCGAGCAGCTCCCTCAAGCGCTCATAACCGCGGTGCGCGCGAACCTTCACGGCGCTCTCCGTGAGCCCCATCGCGTCGGCGATTTCCGCGAAGCTCATCCCCTCGAAGCGGTGCAGGAGGATGGGGATGCGCTGCCCCTCCGGAAGCTGGGCGAGGGCCCGCTGCACCGCCTGCTCCAGCCCGCTGTCCCGGGGGCCGGGCGCGTCGTCGGGGATGGTCGTGGGCAGCTCGCCCTCGGGCGTCAGCTCCTCCGGACGCCGGCTTCTGCGCTGCGAGTCGCGCGCCGCGTTGGTGGCAATCGCATAGAGCCAGGGCTTGAAGCGCGCGCCGGCCTGGAAGCGGCCCCGTGCGCGCACCAGCGACAGGAAGGTGAGCTGGACGAGGTCCTCGGCCGTGGACGGGCTGCCCGTCAGCCGCGTGAGGTAGCCGTGCACGGGCCGGGCGTAGCGCTGGAAGAGCGCGTCGAACGCCGTGGAGTCACCCTCGCGGAACCGCGCCATCAGGACCTCGTCGGACCGGGAGGCGACGGAGGAGTCGCGCGCCGGGTCCTCTCCGGTACGCGCGGGCGTGGCATCGGGTTTCAGCGAGGGCGGCTGGGGCACGCGGGGCGGACTCTAACCCGGGAAGCGCCTTCCCGGGGTGCTCCGATGTACTCCGTCATCAGCACGACTCGGGCAGCGCCTACGGAGCCGGCGAGGAGGTGGGCAGCGGCTCCGTGGCGGCGGCCAGCGCCTCGCGCACCTTGTCGCCGGCCACCTTGGCCGCGTCTCCCGCCGCGCGCGCCGCGTCTCCGGCGGCCGTCTTCGCGGCGGTCTTCGCCGCGACGAGCTGCGCCCGGGCGCCGTCGGCACCCCAGAAGCGGGTGGGGGCGGCCAGCTCGGCGCGCTCCTCGGGCGTGTACTTCCGGAAGGCGTACTTCGTGGCCTCGGACGGCGTGCGCAGCCCCTCCACCACGCCCATCCAGGAGAGGACCTTCAGCGAGTAGTAGCTGAGGTCCACCTCCCACCAGAACCAGCCCTGGTTGGCGGTGTTCTGGTGGTAGTGGTGGTTGTTGTGCCAGCCCTCGCCCAGGGTGATGAGCGCCAGCAGCCAGTTGTTCCGGCTGGTGTCCGTCGTCTTGTAGCGGCGCTTGCCGAAGATGTGGCTCAGCGAGTTGATGGTGAAGGTGCCGTGCCACAGCACGGTGGTGCTGACGAAGAAGCCCCACACCAGCATGGAGAACCCGCCGATGAAGTAGAGCGCCACGGCCAGCGCCACCGGGGGCACCAGGTGGAAGCGGTTGAGCCACACCAGCTCCGGGTAGCGCGCGAAGTCCTTGATGGCCTCCATGCGCGTCTCCCCGTACTTGTCGCAGAGAATCCAGTTCATGTGGCTCCACCAGAAGCCACGCTGAATCGGCGAGTGGATGTCCTCGGCCTGGTCCGAGAAGCGGTGGTGGTGCCGGTGGTTCGCCGCCCACCACAGCACGCCCTTCTGCGTGGAGGTGCTGCCCACCAGGGCGAGGATGAACTGGAAGACGCGGCCCGTCTTGAAGGCCCGGTGCGAGAAGTACCGGTGGTAGCCCGCGGTGATGCCCCACATCCGGACGATGTACAGCCCCACACACACCGCCACGTCCACCGGCTTCGCGCCGACCCAGAGGACGGCGAAGCACATCAGGTGGACGGCGAAGAAGGGGATGGAGGACAGCCAGTTGAGACGCTCGTTGTCCGTGGGCAGGGCAGGAGAGGGTGTCTGCAAGGAAGGCCTCGTGAGCTGGACGGAACCGAGCGCAACCTGCTCAGTCCCACCCCGCATCAACACCCCCTCCTGTCACGGCTCTGTCAGGAGGCCGCGGATTGGCGCAGCTCCGTCAGCCAGGCCTCGAAGGCCGGGTGGCCGTGCAGGGGCGCCAGGTCCGCGTCCGAGGCGGCGTAGGCCCCATCATTGAAGCCCAGCTCGGTGGCGCGCCGCAGCAGACGCATGGCCTCCGTCGCGTTGCGCGCCCGCGCGTAGGCGCACGCCGCGTCATAGGCGATGGTGGCGCTGGGTGCATGACGGAGCGCGGCCTCGCCCACGGCGGCGGCCTCGGAGAAGGCGCCGCGGATGAAGAGCACCCGCTCCGCGCAGGTGTAGGCCGCGGCCGGGTCCAGCCCCGGGAGCCGCAGCGCGTCCTGCTCGCGGCCGAGCCGGATGAGCGTGCCGGCATACTCGTGCAGGACGGTGCGGTCTCCGGACGTCTGCCACGCCTGCTTCCACCAATCCACGGCGCGCGTGTCGTCGCCCACCAATGAGAAGGCCGCCGCCACCGCGTGCGGCTCCACGGGCAGGCCCTGCACCTGGGAGAAGTGGTCCAGCGCGGGCCGGCCATGGCCCTCCTTCAGGGCCACCCACCCCAGCAGATGGTGCGCGTGGCTGGCGAGCTGCTGCGTGAGCCCCTCTTCCGTCTCCAGCACCTGCGCGCCCAGCCGCCGCGCGTCGTCCAGCCGGCCCGCCTTGAGTGCCGCCTGCGCCTCGCGCAGCTTCTCCGCCTGGGGCCCCCGCAGCGCCGCGGTGTCCCCTGCCTTGCCGCCGCTGCGCAGCACCTGCGAGATGAGGCCGAAGGCCCGCGCGCCCCACATGCCGAAGAGCACGACGAAGAGCAACTCCCCGGTCCTCACGCCCAGCACCACGACGGCCACGCAAAGCAGCAGGGACAGGCCCTGCGCCAGGAGGATGCCGCGCCGCGGGCCGAAGATGCGGTGCGCCAGCGTGGCGGTGATGTGCCCGCCATCCAGCGGAAGCACGGGCAGCATGTTGAGCACCGCCCAGAAGAAGTTGGCGGCCGCGAAGGTGCCCAGGAAGAAGTCGAGCGCGGGGGTGTGGCCCCTGAACAGCACGAAGCCCACCCAACACGCCACCCCCAGCGTCAGCCCGAAGAGGGGGCCGGCCGCGACGATGACGAGGTCGCGCTTCCACGGCACGTGGACGGGCTGGTCATGGGGCACGGTGTGGCCCCCCAGCCAGGCGAGGAAGATGCTCGGCCGGTAGCCGAACAGCCGGCTGGCCAGGGCATGGCCCAGCTCGTGGACGAGAACCGAGACGAAGACGATGGACATCCAGGACAGGATGAAGAGGCCCATGGCGCTGGCGTGGCCGAGCGCGGGCGCGCTCTCCACCTGACGGAACGGCCAACCTCTCTGGGCCCCCGCGGTTTCAACGGAGCTCCAGGCAATCATGGCCGATACGAGCAGGTGGCTCGGCTGGACTTCGACGGGAATGCTCCCGAGGCGAAAGCGGAACATGGGGACGGACCTTAACCGTTGAGTCCCGGTCGTGCAGGCTGTTGCGCACACGGCCTGCAAGCTCTCGGATGTTCCGCTAGGTTCCCCGCCCTTCATGCCGCAGCTCGGTCCCTACTCCCTGCCGAACCCCTACATCCTGGCCCCCATGGCCGGGGTGAGCGAGATGCCGTTCCGCGTCCTCGCCTTCCGTCTGGGCGCCGCCCTCTGTCCCACGGAGCTCGTCAGCTCCCAGGGGCTGATGCGGGCCAACCAGCGGACCCTGAAGTACCTGCGCTACGACGCCGAGGTGGAGCGGCCCTACTCGCTCCAAATCTACGGCGGCGAGCCGGAGGCCATGGCCCGCGCGGCGGTGGTGGGCAAGGAGTCCGGCGCGCAAATCATCGACATCAACATGGGCTGCCCGGTGAAGAAGGTGACGAAGAACGGCGCCGGCAGCGCCCTGCTGTGCGACGTGCCCCGCGCCGCCAGCATCGTCCGGGAGATTCGCGCGGCCACCGGGCTGCCCGTCACCTGCAAGATTCGCTCGGGCTGGGACGCGAAGAATCGCAACTACCTCCAGATGGCCGCCGCGCTGCAGGAGGCCGGCTGCGCGGCGCTGGCCATCCACCCGCGCACCCGCGAGCAGGGCTACTCGGGTCAGGCGGACTGGAGCGTCATCACCGACTTGAAGCGCCACTTCCCGGAGATGCCCATCATCGGCAACGGGGACGTGAAGACGCCGGAGGACGCCCGGCGGATGCAGGAGTCCACCGGCTGCGACTTCGTGATGATTGGCCGCGCCGCGCTGGGCAACCCGTGGATATTCCGCGAGCTGTTGGGCGGCCCGCCCGCCACGCCCGGAGAGCGGTGCGCCCTGGTGCTGGAGCACCTGCGCGCGCACCTGGACTTCATGGGGGACCCGCTGGGCGCGGTGCGCTCCTTCCGCAAGCAGCTCGCGTGGTACGCCCACGGCCTGCACGGCGCCGCCGCCTTCCGCGCGGAGGTGAACACCCTGGACGTGCCCTCGGCCGTGGAGGCCTGCGTGCGCCGCTTCTTCGCCGCCGCCGCCGTGGACCTCTCCGGCCCCGGCGAGGAGCAGGACGTGGACTACCGCGCCGCGCTCGGCTGAGAGGCCAGAGGCGCCTGAGTCGCCGGAGCCACGAGCCGGCGGCTGGTGGCCACGGCGCGGAAGTAGTCGCAGGCGGGGGTGGGGCGGCGCTCCAGCGTGTCGAAGTCCACGTGGTAGAGGCCGAAGCGCGGGCCCCAGCCCTCCAGCCACTCGAAATTGTCGAGCAGGCTCCAATAGAGGTAGCCGCGCACGTCCACGCCGAGCCGCCGGGCGGCCAGCACCTGCGCCAGGTGGGTATGGAGGTAGTGGGGCCGGCGCTCGCCCGCGCGGTCGTCGATGCCGTTCTCCGTAATCCACACCGGCAGCCCGTAGCGCTTCACCTCGCGCAGCGACTGGAGGAATCCCTCGGGCCAGTCCTCCCAGCCGATGTCGGTGAGGCCGCGGCCCAGGATGTCGCGGTACTTGAACTCGATGAAGGGCGGGCGCGGCACGAAGCGCAGGTGCGCGCGCGTGTAGTAGTTGACGCCGATGAACTCCACGGAGTCCCGCGCCCCGGGGATGTCCACGCGCGTGGAGGCCACGCCGGGCATGTTGACGCGCAGCTTCCCGGTGACGAGCGCCTCGTGGAAGGCGTGGTTGTAGGCCTGTGCCCCCAACCTCACCAGCGCGCGGTCCAGCGGGTGCCACCACCGGTCCGGCGCGAAGGCGAGCGTGTTCTGGGAGATGCCCAGCTCCACGCGGCCCAGGCGCGCCAGCAGCTCCTCGCGCGAGGCCACGTGCGCGCGCACCAGGTTCTCCATGGCCCGCATGGTGAGGGCGCCGTCGGCGATGCCGGGCGGAATGGCCCCCTGCAGGTAGCCGCCGAGCAGCAGCACCATGGGCTCGTTGAAGGAGATGACGAGCGCGTCCAGCCCCTCCAGCAGCTCCGCGCACCGGCGCGCGTACTGGCGGAAGGCGTCCACGCTGGCCGGCTGGTGCCACGGCGTCTCCCGGTGGAACCACGCCGGGTGGGTGAAGTGGTGGAGCGTCACCACGGGCCGCAGGCCCCGCGCCTTCATCTTGAGGAGCCGCTCGCGGTAGGCCTCCAGCGCTACAGCGTCGTAGCGCCCGCGCTCGGGTTCGATTCGCGCCCACTCGAGGGAGATGCGGAACGCGGTGGCGCCCACGTCGGTGGCGAGGCCGTAGTCCTCCTCATAGCGGTGCCAGTGGTCCACCGCGCGGCCGCAGCGCACGTCGGGCTCCTTCAGCTTCCCGGCGCGCTCCCACTCGGCCCAGTCGTTCTCGATGCCGCCCTCCACCTGGTACGACGAGGTGGCGACGCCGAAGGTGAAGTCCGCGGGGAAGGTCAGCGCGTCGGTGCTCATGGTGGTGGCGCAACCTAGACCCCGCCTCCGCATGCGGAAAGCGCCGCGTACCGGCGCGCTCATGCGCACGGAGGCGTGCGCAGCGGCGGCGCGAAGGTGGCTCCATCGCGTCCGGAGCCGAGAATTCGGCCTCGCGCGCGACGCGCGAAACCGCGCTGGAGTGTCCGCGAGGCACCGTTTCGGGCCTTCGGAAGCGCCCGATGCCGAAAAATCGGCCTTGAAGCGCGTTGCAATACATCACCATGCGTTGACACACGCGCATGTCACCCGTACTCTTCACTTCAAGCACTCACTCCCATCAAGAAGAGTGCAGGGTCCTGGTTGACGGGGCCCAATCAACAACCCGGAGGATTCTGATGGCTGCCAAGAAGAAGACCGCCAAGAAGGCGACTGCGAAGAAGACCACCACCCGCAAGACCGCGGGCAAGACGGCCAAGAAGGCGGCCGCCAAGAAGGGTGGCGCTCGCAAGGCCGCTCGCAAGGCTCCCGCCCGTAAGCGCGCCAGCAAGGCGGCCGCGGCTCCGGCGACCCCGGAGTCCTGAGCAGCAAGCAGTCATGAGCGGACGTGAGTTGACGTCCGGTGAACGGCTCGGCGAAACCCGCCGGGCCGTTTTCATTTCTGCTGCCTGGAGGCCTCGTGTCGCTGCGTCCCGTGGAGCTGGAGCAGGTGGTGGCGGAGGTAGGAGCACGCCTCACCGGTGCCGTGGCGCAGAAGGCGTGGTGCCCGCTTCCCCGCCTGGCCTACCTCGAGCTGCGAGTGCCCGGCCGCTCGGTGCTGCTGTGCCTGTGTGCGGAAGGAGACCTTGCGCGCGTGTCGGCGGCGGAGGAGCGCTTCCCCACCCCGGGTGAGCCCGCGCCCTTCCAGCGGTGGCTGCGCCACGAGCTGACCGGCGCGAAGCTGCAAGGAGCCCGCTTTAGCGAGGCCGAGCGCGTGGTGGAGCTGGACTTCGAGCGCGAGGACGTGCGCCGCCGCCTCGTGCTGGAGCTGGGCGCGCCGGGCGGACTGCTCCTCCTGAGCGACAACGGCCGCGTGCTGATGCACTCCGGAGAAGGCTTCGCGCAGCGCCGCAACCTCTACCCGGGCGCGGCGTGGACGCCGCCGGAGCCGCTGTCCCCCGAGGCGCTGGCGAAGGCGAAGAGCGCGCCCTCGCGCCTGGTGCCCGTGGAGGGCGAGGACCTTCCCCAGGCCCGCGCGGCGGAGCGCCTCCTCGGAGCGAGGGACAAGTCGAGCCGCGCGGAGAGCATCCGCCGCCGGCTGGCGCAGCCGTACCGCGCGCGCCTCAAGCGCTCCTCGCGCACGCTGGAGAAGGTCCGCGCCGAGGCCGCGCGTGGGCCGGACGCGGAGAAGCACCGCTCGCTGGGCGAGTTGCTGGCGCAGAACCTCTACCGCCTCAAGCGCGGCGCCACCGAGGTGACGCTCACCGCGTACACGGAGGAGGGGGCGCAAGAGGTGAAGGTGACGCTGGACCCGAAGCGCACGCCGAAGGAGGAGGCGGACTGGCACTTCCACCAGTACCGGAGGCTCCTGCGCGGCGTGGAGCAGGCGCGCCACCGCGAGGCGGAGC comes from Pyxidicoccus parkwaysis and encodes:
- the dusB gene encoding tRNA dihydrouridine synthase DusB, with the protein product MPQLGPYSLPNPYILAPMAGVSEMPFRVLAFRLGAALCPTELVSSQGLMRANQRTLKYLRYDAEVERPYSLQIYGGEPEAMARAAVVGKESGAQIIDINMGCPVKKVTKNGAGSALLCDVPRAASIVREIRAATGLPVTCKIRSGWDAKNRNYLQMAAALQEAGCAALAIHPRTREQGYSGQADWSVITDLKRHFPEMPIIGNGDVKTPEDARRMQESTGCDFVMIGRAALGNPWIFRELLGGPPATPGERCALVLEHLRAHLDFMGDPLGAVRSFRKQLAWYAHGLHGAAAFRAEVNTLDVPSAVEACVRRFFAAAAVDLSGPGEEQDVDYRAALG
- a CDS encoding NFACT RNA binding domain-containing protein; the encoded protein is MSLRPVELEQVVAEVGARLTGAVAQKAWCPLPRLAYLELRVPGRSVLLCLCAEGDLARVSAAEERFPTPGEPAPFQRWLRHELTGAKLQGARFSEAERVVELDFEREDVRRRLVLELGAPGGLLLLSDNGRVLMHSGEGFAQRRNLYPGAAWTPPEPLSPEALAKAKSAPSRLVPVEGEDLPQARAAERLLGARDKSSRAESIRRRLAQPYRARLKRSSRTLEKVRAEAARGPDAEKHRSLGELLAQNLYRLKRGATEVTLTAYTEEGAQEVKVTLDPKRTPKEEADWHFHQYRRLLRGVEQARHREAELSREVTQAETALAQIERMDEAALLAQAEVLQLVAGAEGTQEGRPFKEYVGHGGARIWVGRGSEDNDTLTFKVARPWHLWLHARGVPGSHVVVPLEKAQEVEQEVLLDAAHLALHHSGAKGEPRGEVSYVPVKFVRKVKGGAHGQVTFTREKTFVVRMEPERLERLLKSRHAEAPAS
- a CDS encoding glycoside hydrolase family 1 protein translates to MSTDALTFPADFTFGVATSSYQVEGGIENDWAEWERAGKLKEPDVRCGRAVDHWHRYEEDYGLATDVGATAFRISLEWARIEPERGRYDAVALEAYRERLLKMKARGLRPVVTLHHFTHPAWFHRETPWHQPASVDAFRQYARRCAELLEGLDALVISFNEPMVLLLGGYLQGAIPPGIADGALTMRAMENLVRAHVASREELLARLGRVELGISQNTLAFAPDRWWHPLDRALVRLGAQAYNHAFHEALVTGKLRVNMPGVASTRVDIPGARDSVEFIGVNYYTRAHLRFVPRPPFIEFKYRDILGRGLTDIGWEDWPEGFLQSLREVKRYGLPVWITENGIDDRAGERRPHYLHTHLAQVLAARRLGVDVRGYLYWSLLDNFEWLEGWGPRFGLYHVDFDTLERRPTPACDYFRAVATSRRLVAPATQAPLASQPSAAR
- a CDS encoding TPR end-of-group domain-containing protein: MFRFRLGSIPVEVQPSHLLVSAMIAWSSVETAGAQRGWPFRQVESAPALGHASAMGLFILSWMSIVFVSVLVHELGHALASRLFGYRPSIFLAWLGGHTVPHDQPVHVPWKRDLVIVAAGPLFGLTLGVACWVGFVLFRGHTPALDFFLGTFAAANFFWAVLNMLPVLPLDGGHITATLAHRIFGPRRGILLAQGLSLLLCVAVVVLGVRTGELLFVVLFGMWGARAFGLISQVLRSGGKAGDTAALRGPQAEKLREAQAALKAGRLDDARRLGAQVLETEEGLTQQLASHAHHLLGWVALKEGHGRPALDHFSQVQGLPVEPHAVAAAFSLVGDDTRAVDWWKQAWQTSGDRTVLHEYAGTLIRLGREQDALRLPGLDPAAAYTCAERVLFIRGAFSEAAAVGEAALRHAPSATIAYDAACAYARARNATEAMRLLRRATELGFNDGAYAASDADLAPLHGHPAFEAWLTELRQSAAS